Part of the Zerene cesonia ecotype Mississippi chromosome 3, Zerene_cesonia_1.1, whole genome shotgun sequence genome is shown below.
TGAATTACGCCGATTTTGATATTACCATTTATATCTCGATAATCGTACTCCAtacttttgcttttttattaatttatatttaactagctttccgctcgcggctttgcccgtgtaGTCGCAGGATAGATAGGCCCGGGGTTTTCCTCGCATGTTACCGTTCCCGTGGGacttccgggataaaaactttcctATATCTGTTtcctggttctaagctacctctgcacagaTTTTTAGCCAGATCGGTTAATGCATTCCTGAGTTATACATAgttgtaactaacaccactttatatttacttagtctggccataaatactgttacacttaattataaaaaaatattacatttgaatttcgaatctgtNNNNNNNNNNNNNNNNNNNNNNNNNNNNNNNNNNNNNNNNNNNNNNNNNNNNNNNNNNNNNNNNNNNNNNNNNNNNNNNNNNNNNNNNNNNNNNNNNNNNNNNNNNNNNNNNNNNNNNNNNNNNNNNNNNNNNNNNNNNNNNNNNNNNNNNNNNNNNNNNNNNNNNNNNNNNNNNNNNNNNNNNNNNNNNNNNNNNNNNNNNNNNNNNNNNNNNNNNNNNNNNNNNNNNNNNNNNNNNNNNNNNNNNNNNNNNNNNNNNNNNNNNNNNNNNNNNNNNNNNNNNNNNNNNNNNNNNNNNNNNNNNNNNNNNNNNNNNNNNNNNNNNNNNNNNNNNNNNNNNNNNNNNNNNNNNNNNNNNNNNNNNNNNNNNNNNNNNNNNNNNNNNNNNNNNNNNNNNNNNNNNNNNNNNNNNNNNNNNNNNNNNNNNNNNNNNNNNNNNNNNNNNNNNNNNNNNNNNNNNNNNNNNNNNNNNNNNNNNNNNNNNNNNNNNNNNNNNNNNNNNNNNNNNNNNNNNNNNNNNNNNNNNNNNNNNNNNNNNNNNNNNNNNNNNNNNNNNNNNNNNNNNNNNNNNNNNNNNNNNNNNNNNNNNNNNNNNNNNNNNNNNNNNNNNNNNNNNNNNNNNNNNNNNNNNNNNNNNNNNNNNNNNNNNNNNNNNNNNNNNNNNNNNNNNNNNNNNNNNNNNNNNNNNNNNNNNNNNNNNNNNNNNNNNNNNNNNNNNNNNNNNNNNNNNNNNNNNNNNNNNNNNNNNNNNNNNNNNNNNNNNNNNNNNNNNNNNNNNNNNNNNNNNNNNNNNNNNNNNNNNNNNNNNNNNNNNNNNNNNNNNNNNNNNNNNNNNNNNNNNNNNNNNNNNNNNNNNNNNNNNNNNNNNNNNNNNNNNNNNNNNNNNNNNNNNNNNNNNNNNNNNNNNNNNNNNNNNNNNNNNNNNNNNNNNNNNNNNNNNNNNNNNNNNNNNNNNNNNNNNNNNNNNNNNNNNNNNNNNNNNNNNNNNNNNNNNNNNNNNTATATAGATttgactatttattataatataagtatgtaatGATAATTGATTGTGAAAACTATTAGATTTTAACCTAACTCGCGACACTTATAATTTCGATAACGACCGTTGCCCAGCCTTTTCatgatagattttatataatattactataattttcTCATATGGATATTATTGTCAATAAAATTAGTCTCTTCAATTGTAAAAATGAAGTCGATTGACAATCTACCGACACGACGTTAGTTCTGAATTCATAATCTTAAACAATTAAGGAATTACACTGCGGAACACAGTGACATATTGTATAGCATTCCGCATTTTAATATGTTCTAAAATGAATTTAGATTGTTATTCTAAAGTGTCATTCCGGATGTAAGAGGCCAGCCCTAAAATAAACCATGACTTAAACCTGATTAAGGTGTCATAGACACCTatcatttttaactaaaattcaACAGAATACACTTTAAATTTGAAGTTTCTGTGgcatttttgtatgaaacattacattttacagAAATGGAATAAAGCTATGGTAATATCCATCCATAATAACATAATCCTTGACTATGAATGACTAATGATTACGTAGTGTTATTAATagacccgtttcctttttcttacccttagTCCATTCTATATTTCCAGTcagtcaatccttttcttatccttaATCCATAGGCATTGCATTCGCCAGCTATGCGAATTCTGAAAAAttggaaaaatttaaaaatgttttcataatatcCACACTCGTATGATATATAGTTAAATACGAAAATCATAGCACAACTACATACGAAGAATAAatctatgtatatagtatctattaaaaaactttgGCAAACCTTGATCCATAGACCATCTTGATAAATAAGACTTGTTTGATAAAAACCCGCACGAAAATTCGTCCATCTGTTTAGCAGCTATACATACACAGATCCACAATTTTATTCCCTCATCAACCTCTTTTCTAGAAGGCGTCAGGggttaaaaaaactaatgatTGTAACTAATGAATTTTGTTCCTTTTATTTTCAGGGTTTGGCAAATATAACATATGTCTCTTAATAGCTTGTTGTTTACAAATACTGGCTATGTACATGGATATATTTGGATTTTCAATCATTCTTCCCAGCGTGGCTTGCGACATGGGACTCTCTACATCACAGCAAGGGTTGCTCTCTGCTATGCCTTTAATTGGTAGGATATGTGTAGAATTTCTCAAAAAACCGTGAAAAATAacggtttaattttatgaatttaagtTGAAGACAAGTTTGgtgtattaattacaaaaaaaattgtatgttgTGAAAATAGTTTTGTAAGGTCGCTGATTCTCTATTAGATAGTCTAAAAATGTAACAACCTACATAAAAGTGTGTGCACTGCATATGACCCTACACTAAttgaattatcatatttaagaATGGATTGAAAACCCCATTTTTAGGATTTTGTACCCAACGGGTAAAACGAGTGGGTTCCAATTACAGTATAGTACCAAGCTAtgatgttatctgtgcttttACCACagaaaacataatactatatttacatatattattactaatacTTCGCTGTCGgtccgtctgtcaccaggaTGTATATCATGAATATGATGGACAGAGAAATTTGAGACTATTTGTTTCTGATGCTGCTATgtcaacaaacaataaaaaatcgaggttaagcaacgttTGGCCCGGCCAAAAGTTTGTGCTCTgtgtctttaaattatttgtacggAATCTAAAGTGGTGCGAGTCagatctttataattaatattcaataagaaCCATAGttcatttatatgataaacaGATGGCGTAGAGTCTACACTGTAGACTATACTATTAGAATTTTATCAAtctagatatttttatgaatcgaTTAGAAAAGTAATTAAGTCGAACGATTCAAATTAAACAGGCTGtcgaaaataatgttttgataatGTCACAGCTGGCAAGGCTTCCATTgtataaattgtgttaattattGAACAACTAGCTACTTTTCCTGGCTTCGCTTTTTAGAAACCATTGGCAAATGTTCCTAATATATATGCGTAAACTGCCTTGTTTGATCGCAATTCGAGAGTAATTGAGTACCAAATGATatagatgcgaaagtttgtatattttatatatcatatatcatatccttttccttccccttcccagtcctttcctttattcctctcgccaatcctttcttaatcccttcccaatttaaagtcggcaatccatttgtagaggcgtatggtctgcaatcgactttacgcctctacaaatgttcatgggcggtggtagcgcttaccatcaggcgtcccaccagctccattgccgactgtgacataaaaacataaaaaaaaagtttttatctaaactttcgcatctatattaatatgactatatatattttgttatatttgaagCATTTGAGTCAATCACTTAAAACAGACGTTGGtatcgttatatttaaatttatacactaGCCGCGATATCACCAACGTCCTATATATTGTAGTTATAGCTAGCCATCCTCCATAAATTAACTATCCAACACAGGTTTATATGTAGTGTAGgcgataattataatacaaattactaCCATTTAAtggatgatatttaaaatgcatttttttgttttaacctACTTAAACACCAACACGAGTTTTGATAAACGTTAACTAATTTgacttcataattatttttgaagtagGTATTGTACAGGAAGACATGTTGGAACTAATTAAAAGTAACAGTTTATTTTCgcaaacaaagaaattattttaatagattgtaataaatcttaatataatcttaatatcgtgtaacgttgtttgtccgcgatggacttcTAAACTaatcaaccgattttaatctgCACAccatgtacatttttatccaACTCAAAAGTAAATGAGTTAGAGATTATCTTACGATTATCTTCAAGGGGTACGTAGAACATTCCTCAGTTaaagctgacccaattcgtgccgaagcgtgctcgacccccacattaatatattttattgtaacgaGAAAAAATTCGTAGGTACGGCCACAGATAAGATAATACTGTATAGTCTACATCTCATAGTCAGCAGTGTTAGCCAATGTATGCAATTTCATTTTTCACTATCACAACCATGAAAAATAATCCATACCAGCAATATAACGCTGATGATttcaggaactgctggaccgatttcaaaaaaactttcaccgctggatatgtacgtgatcccgCAGTACTATCGgagtatatgtaccacgggcaaagctggggcggaccgctagtgtacATACGAGTACGGCACGAGCTGAACTTTGATATCATATCTATTTCAACACTTCCAGGTGTAATGATTTCGTCATACGCCTGGGGCCTCTGTGCTGACACTCTCGGCCGTAGGATCACGTTGCTTGTCGCAATGCCGATCGGTCTGGCGCTAAGTTTAGTATCTGGTATTGCACCTACCTACGCATCGTTAGCGACTCTGAAGTTCTTGTCTGCTGCATTGTGAGTTGATTTACGTTTTTGAGTTGCAAGAGTTTAAATTGCTTTACATTAGAATGTTATGCAATCAGAAATTTCAATTAAGCTTAGGTTTATTTTAGGTGACTCTTTCCTAGTTTTGTCGTTTCACCTTAGCAAAAAATTATCTGCAACTTTAGTACTgattacaatttatgttttgttttcgaATATAGTTTATTCCacgcaattaaaattaaatctacttattttaaataagcgctagacgctcgtcccggctctgtccagatatcaaaattaatgcTTTATCAAAAGGGAGCTCATACCCAGTCTGtatacaaatttcatcaaaatctattccgtagtttcagcgtgattgagggacaaatatccaaacaaataatctttcacattttaaatgttactgTGATCTTTTTTTAAAGCTCAAAAGttctaaaaatttaagttggttttgatttgattaaaaataattgtttatattatattacttttatagatAACAGTTTACATTTAGCTCTTCAATTTGAATCATTTCAGTTCATCATCAGCAAACGCTGCCGCTTTTGTGCTCCTGGGCGAAAGCGTTCCCCCTAGACTCagaaacaaatttatgtttCTAATGGCCAGCGCCACTATGTACGTCCAGTTAGTTCTATGTGGTACGTGTAAACATGATTCGCTATTGTGAGATATGTGTACatgttttactattttattaaaaagtgtcTTGTGGGACTCGAGCATACTTGAGCACTAGTTTGGCCACCTCGCACTGGGGAACGGCGTGACAGAatagcatttgaatgctactGGGTCTcgtacagtgagtgggggagcttgAAGCCCGTATCCCTTTTTCTTACGCTTCCTAGTTTATTTCCCTCATTACTCCTATCTTTAAAAgtcggcaattcatttgtagagacgtCAGGTCTCTGCCAACAAACTTtcatgttcatgggcggtggtatcgCTTTTCATCAGACGACCCACCTTTACCGActaagacataaaaataactttgccaacagaaccatcacaaccaatacgaaaacattatttcaatgattacaatattgtatcgatggaacgcggcctttgttaaatttaattcttagttttatagcattgaaatgctttataaatgagaaattttgaaagaatagaaaaaatttgatcacgaggcatattgtaatcattgaaataatgtttcgtattggttgtgatggttcttaatcatctcaatagatggcgtggggtgccccttaggcacatgaaaccgaaagagtagaagaaattcgattactgtggcaggatcacgggtggccgagaggctaggcgttgctacggttaggcaagaaacgcaggttcgaatcctgcctcgtgatcaaattttttttattctttcaaaatttctcaactaatcaaatgttttataaaatgttttaatccagttataatcttttttatagTGATTGCACTAGGAGTATATCAGTtatcatttaacatttatttaccgataataaacatatattaccGGCCCTGGCGACTTATTCTCCAACTAAATACACTACCCGGAATTATCGGTACATTGGGTGTTATATTTCTCAATGAGAGCCCTAAATTTTTGCTCAGCAATGGAAAGGAAGAGGAGGCAATCGCGGTCTTGAAATCAATACATCGATGGAACAAGGGTTCAAATTGCGAAGAGTTATCAGTGAgtagctatattttattaatacgctTCATTAGctttaccacagataacactAAACTAGGCTTCACGAATACGTTTGTATGTACCCTTCTTTAAAAACGATTTTGACTcattttaaacggacagatgtAGATGAGAAATCTAAAAAAgagaaaactaaaaattaaattcgtaCAGATGTAATTCAAACTCTATACACTTTACGTTCAACGTAGAAAATGTTGATCAaacgtgttttgtttttatctatataattgttatttagtattttcttgtgtttgattttacgcaagtattatacatttaaaaatttaaaactttttaacggattttaaacgcgatccagtctccccgtgaccacgctcttCCTaatgtgttcgaaacgtcgggttaataatataatgaataaatcgcgattaaaatccgttaaaaagtttttaatttctaattattatttgccaAACTCCCTACtaagtaaaaagtaatttgGATGATCAAAgtaatgcaaaataataaaatagaacagGCAAGCTTTTGTTGTTTGAGAACTAAAACAAGTAGTTTTGAAACAATTCAATCACATGTTATCATttgtcttattaaaaaaacattctacCCTGGTCGTgacattatattaacatttctttgaattttatttctatatacttatttaataattattcctaTTTTTATTCCTTCTATCTTCTCACGTAATGTATTCATATAAAGCCTTATGTTTAGATTTCCACAATACATCTAGATGAAGATATCATACCGGTAGCTGGATCGTCTCTGCTGGAAAAAATTTGGAATCAAACAGTTCCACTATTTAAACCTCCACTTTTGAAAAACTCACTTATCCTTTACTACATTATCCTTTGCGCATATATGACGTAAGTAAATACGTAAAACATACTTAATTTAAGGGAATTTAGAGGCATGTTTTGAAAGTATATGTCCTCATTTAAACATCTTAAAAATcgtattcattatattcacaaagaaacttctttattttatataagtacttTTAATACACATTGAAGCAATATTCTTacgcaattattattatgacgcATAAAATGTTCTCTTTAATgaattgtgtatattttttgaataagcACTGCAAAATTTGGAACGAGAAATATAAGTGAAAGTCAATTACACGGTAATGGACTTCATATGGGACAGATAAATGAtacatctatttaatttatctattccCTGTACCGACCTGGGTGATCAATGTccaatatctttatttttttgttatcccAATTGAACCCAAATCGCATGGTTTTACATAACTATATAACTAATGtatcaaaataacattatagcAACGTAGAAGTAGATAGTTAAAATGCTTTTCCAGGGCCACAGGATACACAATGTGGATACCGACGGTGACGAACGCGTTTTTCAATGGTGAAGATAACGCTAATAAAACCTTCTGTGAAGTAGCCAGCACTGCGACGTCGGCTAATGtacgttaataattatttagtaccTAGTTTCGTACGGTGTGTGAGGGAGTcgaaggcccgtttccttcCTCACCCTTCATCTTTTCCTCACACCAGTCCATTTTCTTTTTCCCACTCATCAATTATCTCCTTATCCTTTAACTCTTAAAAACGGGTAGCGtggtccatgggcggtggtgtaTGCTTAcgatcaggcgaaccaccacctgtttttttttaattttagagcTGGCAATCTACTTgttgatggtaaacgatcaccagcGCCAATGAACATTTTTTACCCAATTTCCAATAACAAGGAAAGGATGAATAATGATGttaaggaaaagaaaacgggctTCTTGCTCCCCTATTTATCGCTCGAAACAGTACcattcttatataaaacattacaaacacacttacgtacaaatctttcctctttataatattaggatagataaacaatacatttattaatttattcaaagtttTGCCGTATaactttcttaaaaaaataatttacagaaaACAGACTGCAACAATACAATTAAGCTAAAGACTTACTACGCGGTTATGTTATATTCGGGAATCTCTGGCTCGCTCAACGTACTTCTAACGTTCTTGGTTGGTCCTCTTGGCAAGAAAACATTAACCATTCTGGTCTTTGCCGTGTCAATATCAGCTGGAACACTTCTATTTTTTGTGAAGCAACCTATAATGAACATCGCGCTATTTTTCCTATTTCTGTACGTGGCACTCATTTTGGGAAATGTAAATACGTACTTAGTGGAAGTAAATCCCACCCATCTGAGGTACCTGTTTATCCATTTTATATACTGTTTACTCATTAAGACTAtaat
Proteins encoded:
- the LOC119839443 gene encoding putative transporter svop-1, encoding MFKNSEKIDFEIALDKTGFGKYNICLLIACCLQILAMYMDIFGFSIILPSVACDMGLSTSQQGLLSAMPLIGVMISSYAWGLCADTLGRRITLLVAMPIGLALSLVSGIAPTYASLATLKFLSAAFSSSANAAAFVLLGESVPPRLRNKFMFLMASATMYVQLVLCVIALGVYQLSFNIYLPIINIYYRPWRLILQLNTLPGIIGTLGVIFLNESPKFLLSNGKEEEAIAVLKSIHRWNKGSNCEELSISTIHLDEDIIPVAGSSLLEKIWNQTVPLFKPPLLKNSLILYYIILCAYMTATGYTMWIPTVTNAFFNGEDNANKTFCEVASTATSANKTDCNNTIKLKTYYAVMLYSGISGSLNVLLTFLVGPLGKKTLTILVFAVSISAGTLLFFVKQPIMNIALFFLFLYVALILGNVNTYLVEVNPTHLRGMATCLSVVVARGFGFFSVQIIAILLADHCVPLIGGYIALVLSGLLVAIFLPTDRNGTSEKNFK